One genomic window of Gossypium hirsutum isolate 1008001.06 chromosome D11, Gossypium_hirsutum_v2.1, whole genome shotgun sequence includes the following:
- the LOC121223488 gene encoding TMV resistance protein N — protein sequence MSSLPSTSSSNSRKKYDVFLSFRGEDTRNNFTDHLYDALSRSGIVTFRDDPKLEAGKEIAAELFTAIQQSWCSVIVFSHTYAFSSWCLEELAEIVKQHNNDGHKVFPIFYDVDPSDLRKQKEKVEEAFARHEERYKEDREKIQRWRNALIQVAGIKGWHLNNRHESEFIREIIKKISVKLCHPVTHSDLVGMTERLEDLYLKINIGENDVRIIGICGMGGIGKTTLARLAYNQMSHHFESKSFVADIREVSDKCGLVSLQKQLLSEIFHDECFEFFNVHEGNDIISHMLSRKKVLVVLDDVDNIQHLKCLVGRHDWFGLGSRIIVTTRDEHLLQSCQVDDVYIPTTLNTTNALQLFNLKAFRSDTVPKDDFIKLSYHVVSYAGGLPLALEVLGSFLCGRDAAQWRSAIERLKRDSNKEILNKLRISFDGLEEREKNIFLDIACFFNGEKKDFVMKVLDGCEFFPDIGIDVLIKKSLIKVDDGNQYLWMHNLLQEMGRKIVREKSIGEPGKCCRLWEETDVHHILKKNTATEMIEGIFINNKRESSKELSLSVDAFSKMKKLRLLKVLCLSNCDDLKYLSNELRLLDWKGCPLRSLPSSFQPDNLVALLLPYSNIKQLWKGNRPLYKLKMMNLEGSQNLIKTPNFTTAPKLEALIMKGCTKLVDFHPSIGMLKSLKLLNLRDCKRLRSLPTKIGMESLETLILKGCSSLIRFPEIDGKMERLKTLDLSGCYRVENLSENLQQAKFLEELDLSETAITEPPSFIFHFKNLKVLSFNGRKGPSYKLRLSLPSLFKVIQGRRTNPMTRMLPSLSGLSSLRELNLRGCNLCEGDIPRDISGLSSLVHLDLSGNNFISIPVSFTRLSKLKLLALSDCLNLKSLPELLTSIKTVWIDGCASLEVVASPSKVSNLVDSAAVNAINCFKLAENIYALTLLKTHLKAFANSRKRFDITMPGSEIPEWFDIIMPGSGISEWFSQQKSDSSIDSIKILLPINLQKDSEWIGVACCCIFVNNDASTDDELLNCRASVNCREISRKRWNMGKRFSEPIMKDHLFLRYWSRDKLYPFSLEDKYGDCETNHLCDDELEVSFIGSSVKVKKCAFRIVYKKDLEEINELQCHSTQSSPKFEHIHQHSARNDGSIGSISYTKRKRNIYEEAEEEGPQPKWMQKIFNFIMGNSKKKHLLL from the exons ATGTCGTCATTACCTTCAACTTCTTCGTCCAATTCAAGAAAGAAATATGATGTTTTCTTGAGTTTTAGAGGTGAAGATACCCGCAACAACTTTACCGATCATCTCTATGATGCTTTAAGTAGGAGTGGGATCGTCACTTTCAGGGATGATCCAAAGCTGGAGGCCGGCAAAGAGATCGCGGCAGAACTCTTTACAGCAATTCAGCAGTCATGGTGTTCGGTAATCGTTTTTTCACATACTTATGCCTTTTCAAGTTGGTGCTTGGAGGAGCTTGCTGAGATTGTTAAACAACATAACAACGACGGCCATAAAGTGTTTCCAATTTTTTACGATGTTGATCCATCtgatttaagaaaacaaaaagagaaagtgGAAGAAGCCTTTGCTAGACATGAAGAGAGATACAAAGAAGATAGGGAGAAGATCCAAAGGTGGCGAAATGCTTTAATTCAAGTGGCTGGAATCAAGGGATGGCATTTAAATAACAg GCATGAATCAGAATTTATTAGAGAGATTATTAAGAAGATATCAGTAAAACTATGTCACCCAGTTACTCATAGTGACTTGGTTGGAATGACTGAACGCTTGGAggatttatatttgaaaataaacattGGGGAAAATGATGTCCGCATTATAGGGATTTGCGGAATGGGTGGTATCGGTAAAACAACACTCGCAAGACTTGCTTATAATCAAATGTCACATCATTTTGAAAGTAAAAGCTTTGTTGCTGATATTCGAGAAGTTTCAGACAAATGTGGATTAGTTTCTTTACAGAAACAACTTCTTTCGGAGATTTTTCATGATGAATGCTTCGAATTTTTCAATGTTCATGAAGGGAATGATATAATTAGTCATATGTTGTCTCGCAAAAAGGTTCTTGTTGTTCTTGATGATGTTGATAACATTCAACACTTAAAATGCTTGGTTGGAAGGCATGATTGGTTCGGATTAGGGAGTAGAATCATTGTAACAACAAGAGACGAACATTTGCTTCAATCTTGCCAAGTTGATGATGTGTATATACCCACAACATTGAATACCACAAATGCACTTCAACTTTTCAATTTGAAAGCTTTCCGTAGTGATACAGTGCCGAAAGATGATTTCATTAAGCTTTCTTACCATGTTGTAAGTTATGCTGGTGGGCTTCCGTTAGCTCTTGAAGTTTTAGGTTCCTTTTTGTGCGGTAGAGATGCTGCTCAATGGAGAAGTGCGATTGAAAGACTTAAAAGAGATTCTAATAAAGAAATTCTTAATAAACTTCGAATTAGTTTTGATGGATtggaagaaagagagaaaaatatatTTCTAGATATAGCATGCTTCTTCAATGGGGAGAAGAAAGATTTTGTAATGAAAGTATTGGATGGTTGTGAGTTTTTCCCCGATATTGGAATTGATGTTCTCATTAAGAAATCTTTAATAAAAGTCGATGATGGCAACCAATATTTGTGGATGCATAACTTGTTGCAAGAAATGGGAAGAAAAATTGTTAGAGAAAAATCTATTGGTGAACCTGGAAAATGTTGCAGATTGTGGGAGGAAACAGATGTCCATCATATCCTAAAAAAAAACACG gcCACAGAAATGATTGAAGGCATATTCATCAATAATAAAAG agaatcaagcaaGGAGCTCAGCTTGAGTGTCGATGCCTTCTCAAAGATGAAAAAATTGAGATTGCTCAAAGTGCTTTGCCTCTCAAATTGTGATGAtctcaaatatctttctaatgAACTACGACTTTTAGATTGGAAAGGATGCCCTTTACGATCGTTGCCCTCAAGCTTCCAACCAGACAACCTTGTCGCACTTCTTTTACCATATAGTAACATTAAACAACTATGGAAGGGAAATAGA CCCTTGTATAAGTTGAAAATGATGAACCTTGAAGGGTCCCAAAACCTGATCAAGACACCAAACTTCACAACAGCACCAAAACTTGAAGCTTTGATCATGAAAGGTTGCACCAAATTAGTGGATTTTCATCCATCAATTGGAATGCTTAAGAGCCTTAaacttttgaatttaagagaTTGCAAAAGGCTTAGGAGTCTTCCGACGAAAATTGGAATGGAATCTCTTGAAACATTAATTCTTAAGGGTTGCTCAAGTCTTATAAGGTTTCCAGAGATTGATGGGAAAATGGAACGTCTAAAAACTCTAGATCTTTCCGGTTGTTATAGAGTGGAAAATTTATCGGAGAATTTGCAGCAAGCAAAGTTTTTGGAAGAGCTCGACTTGAGTGAAACAGCCATAACAGAGCCACCATccttcatttttcattttaaaaatcttaaagttCTGTCTTTCAATGGGCGCAAGGGACCATCATATAAGTTACGACTAAGTTTGCCTTCTCTTTTCAAGGTAATCCAAGGCAGAAGGACGAATCCCATGACTCGGATGTTACCTTCATTGTCAGGTTTGAGTTCATTAAGAGAGTTGAATCTAAGGGGCTGCAATCTTTGTGAAGGAGATATTCCACGTGATATTTCTGGTCTATCTTCTTTGGTACATCTTGATCTTAGTGGTAACAATTTCATCAGCATACCTGTATCTTTTACTCGACTCTCAAAGCTTAAATTGCTTGCATTATCAGACTGCTTGAATCTTAAATCGTTGCCTGAACTTCTAACAAGTATAAAAACGGTGTGGATAGATGGTTGTGCTTCACTTGAAGTAGTTGCAAGTCCATCAAAAGTGAGCAATTTAGTGGATTCGGCTGCCGTTAACGCCATTAACTGCTTCAAATTGGCTGAGAATATCTATGCATTAACACTGCTGAAAACACATCTTAAG GCATTTGCAAATTCAAGGAAAAGGTTTGATATTACTATGCCTGGAAGTGAAATCCCAGAATGGTTTGATATTATTATGCCCGGAAGTGGAATCTCAGAATGGTTTAGCCAACAAAAAAGCGACTCTTCAATTGATTCTATTAAGATACTCCTACCTATCAACCTTCAGAAAGATAGTGAATGGATTGGAGTTGCTTGTTGCTGCATTTTTGTCAATAATGATGCTTCAACGGATGACGAGCTTCTCAATTGTAGAGCATCTGTCAATTGTAGAGAGATTAGTCGGAAACGCTGGAATATGGGTAAACGATTTAGCGAGCCCATAATGAAAGATCACCTTTTTCTTCGTTATTGGTCGCGTGATAAGCTATATCCATTTTCATTGGAGGATAAATATGGTGACTGTGAAACCAATCAtttatgcgatgatgagcttgaGGTGTCTTTCATTGGAAGCAGTGTTAAGGTGAAGAAGTGTGCTTTTAGAATAGTGTATAAGAAAGATTTGGAAGAAATAAATGAGTTGCAGTGCCATAGCACTCAATCTTCTCCAAAATTTGAACACATCCACCAACACTCTGCTCGCAACGATGGATCAATAGGTAGCATTTCTTACACAAAACGAAAACGTAATATCTACGAGGAAGCGGAGGAAGAAGGGCCGCAACCAAAATGGAtgcaaaaaattttcaattttataatggGCAATTCGAAGAAGAAGCATTTACTGTTGTAA